The following coding sequences are from one Rissa tridactyla isolate bRisTri1 chromosome 14, bRisTri1.patW.cur.20221130, whole genome shotgun sequence window:
- the RNF208 gene encoding RING finger protein 208, translating to MQASLRDPRAVDSNVKTILMSCLKGQQVIIKMEAMKIIHPEKFSELQASQPRYAPAPRREPPLVAKRAWPSESEIIVNQACGDIPALDATPGPLPLPRTPPLPRRERGYQSQRKGSSEVCYHRQPPSDEVIVNQYVLHPSTPCEPLECPTCGHMYNFTNKRPRILSCLHSVCEECLQILYESCPKYKFISCPTCKRETVLFTDYGLAALAVNTSILNRLPAEALAANPVQWSSDTDRSCYQTFRQYCGAACTCHIRNPLSSCTIM from the coding sequence ATGCAGGCGTCCCTCAGAGACCCCAGAGCAGTGGACAGTAATGTGAAAACGATACTCATGTCGTGTCTGAAAGGGCAACAGGTCATCATTAAAATGGAGGCAATGAAAATCATCCACCCGGAGAAGTTTTCGGAGCTGCAGGCCTCGCAGCCGCGCTACGCGCCAGCCCCGCGCCGTGAGCCGCCCCTCGTGGCCAAGCGCGCGTGGCCCTCCGAGTCCGAGATCATCGTCAACCAGGCGTGCGGGGACATCCCCGCCCTGGATgccacccccggccccctgcCGCTGCCCCGGACTCCCCCCCTGCCGCGGCGAGAGCGCGGGTACCAGAGCCAGCGGAAGGGCAGCTCGGAGGTCTGCTACCACCGGCAGCCGCCGTCGGACGAGGTGATCGTCAACCAGTACGTGCTGCACCCCTCGACGCCCTGCGAGCCCCTGGAGTGCCCCACCTGCGGCCACATGTACAACTTCACCAACAAGCGGCCCCgcatcctctcctgcctgcactcgGTGTGCGAGGAGTGCCTGCAGATCCTCTACGAGTCCTGCCCCAAGTACAAGTTCATCTCCTGCCCCACCTGCAAGCGGGAGACCGTCCTCTTCACCGACTACGGGCTGGCGGCGCTGGCTGTCAACACCAGTATCCTCAACAGACTGCCGGCCGAGGCCCTGGCCGCCAACCCCGTCCAGTGGAGCAGCGACACCGACCGCAGCTGCTACCAGACCTTCCGCCAGTACTGCGGGGCTGCCTGCACCTGCCACATCCGGAACCCGCTGTCGTCCTGCACCATCATGTGa